The Vidua macroura isolate BioBank_ID:100142 chromosome 11, ASM2450914v1, whole genome shotgun sequence genome includes a region encoding these proteins:
- the FHOD1 gene encoding FH1/FH2 domain-containing protein 1 has protein sequence MAVVEAAEATVPCRVQYLEDADPFAFGSFPEPRRAPVYAVEEALALGAQLPALHRLVGAPLPLEDCTLQVSPSGHYLDLDLSLLEQKDDLEGFYEEVRKGRRPTLILRTQLSVRVHAIIEKLYNSQGPELRRSLFSLKQLFQEDKDLVPEFVNLEGLTCLIKVGAEADQNYQNYILRALSQIMLFVDGMQGVINHNETVQWLYTLSGSPFRLVVKTALKLLLVFVEYTEPNALLLIRAVNAVDQARGACPWSNLMAILEQRNGADTELLVFTMTLINKTLAALPDQDTFYDVTDCLEQQGMEQVVQQYLGSKGTDLDLKQQFTLYESALKLEDDVEEPPSGGRKERRRTDEGRRGRRSQGGSQDPTADAQPLLGSPGTPKEPPAEDTLPIPAPSSPAEPCPTSIYNSTSSVRLALASPPAEKEQAPGPGERSVYKARFLENLAAAQKEKISSMAKGRLDVLSDTTLEHPTALAWERDHGTSDSGMEPPSIRSRLARSDITDSCSTISSDTKFMLDMLYAKGSLESEREKVFHEIPLSPQIQGEVEMDTKGSSSQEQESARLCGRAPDGPVASAHAKLVRAMSSIDDETHTQKLENTGMMPIKKDTELTWERLETIPVQLKIKDLDFTDLGEEEDFDILDTGPMTNGSFLHPGIEAMSAGTFMAPPPPSVLPGCPPPPPLPPVLPGCPPPPPPPPVLPGCPPPPPPAPAVPGCLPPPGLPGPSTTDGPSQAKKKRTVKLFWKELKQLDGTVGPGRFGQATLWASLQSVEVNTAKLEHLFESRSKEAPTSKKAIDGKKVVVVLDPKRSNAINIGLTVLPPIHIIKTAVLNFDEFAVTKEGIEKILTMVPTEEEKQKIQEAQLANPDVPLGSAEQFLLSLSSISDLTARLQLWAFKLDYESLEQEIAEPLFDLKVGMEQLARNHTFKCILATLLATGNFLNGSQSRGFELSYLEKVSEVKDTVHRQSLLYHLCQMVVEKFPETTDLYSEIASITRSAKIDFEELANSLVQLERRCRASWHNLKVIAKHETKPVLKTKLTEFLKDSTQRIIVLKVVHRRVLNRFHSFLLYLGYPASAARDVKVTSICKLLREFALEYRTCRERVLQQQKKRAAHRERNKTRGRLITETEKFSGIAEAVLPPAVVSSSPKEQMEAGHESMKIVLTSPTDIPARRSRASQGTGHSTPTQASPAQEDVPSSPDDASDEIMDQLVKSVTHNANPRPCPNKERRRSRGNRKSLRRTLKSGLSDDLVQALGLGRAPGMEV, from the exons atGGCGGTGGTGGAGGCGGCGGAGGCGACGGTGCCATGCCGGGTGCAGTACCTGGAGGACGCGGATCCTTTCGCCTTCGGCAGCTTCCCGGAGCCCCGACGAGCCCCGGTTTACGCCGTGGAGGAGGCGCTGGCCCTGGGGGCGCAGCTGCCCGCGCTGCACCGCCTGGTCGGGGCCCCGCTGCCG CTGGAGGACTGCACGCTGCAGGTCTCACCCTCTGGACACTACCTGGACCTTGACTTATCCCTGCTGGAACAGAAGGATGATCTGGAGGGTTTCTATGAGGAGGTCAG GAAGGGGAGACGGCCGACCCTGATCCTGCGCACGCAGCTCTCCGTCCGAGTCCACGCCATCATCG agaagctgtacaACTCACAGGGGCCCGAGCTGCGGAGGTCCCTCTTCTCCCTGAAGCAGCTCTTCCAG GAGGACAAGGACCTGGTGCCGGAGTTCGTGAACCTGGAGGGGTTGACGTGCCTGATCAAAGTGGGGGCAGAGGCTGACCAGAACTACCAGAATTACATCCTCCGGG CCTTGAGCCAGATCATGCTCTTCGTGGATGGAATGCAAGGTGTCATCAACCACAATGAGACTGTCCAGTGGCTGTACACACTGTCAGGAAGCCCA TTTCGCCTGGTGGTGAAGACGGCACTGAAGCTGCTCCTGGTGTTTGTGGAGTACACGGAGCCCAACGCCTTGCTGCTCATCCGTGCCGTCAATGCCGTGGACCAGGCGAGGG GTGCCTGTCCGTGGTCCAACTTAATGGCCATCCTGGAGCAGCGCAACGGGGCTGACACCGAGCTGCTGGTGTTCACCATGACACTGATCAACAAG AcactggcagctctcccagacCAAGACACCTTCTACGACGTGACCgactgcctggagcagcagggcatGGAGCAGGTGGTGCAGCAGTACCTGGGCAGCAAGGGCACCGACCTCGACTTGAAGCAGCAGTTCACACTCTACGAG AGTGCTCTGAAGCTGGAGGATGATGTGGAAGAGCCGCCCTCAGGGGGACGCAAAGAGCGGAGGAGGACAGATGAGGGCCGGCGTGGGCGGCGATCCCAGGGTGGCTCTCAGGATCCCACTGCTGAtgcccagccactgctgggGTCTCCTGGCACTCCAAAGGAGCCCCCAGCTGAGGACACCCTGCCTATCCCTGCACCAAGCAGCCCAGCAGA ACCCTGTCCCACCAGCATCTACAACAGCACGTCCAGTGTGCGGCTGGCCCTGGCCTCCCCCCCGGCTGAGAAGGAGCAGGCCCCGGGCCCAGGAGAGCGCAGCGTGTACAA AGCTCGCTTTTTGGAGaacctggctgcagcccagaaGGAGAAGATCTCTTCCATGGCCAAGGGACGGCTCGATGTCCTCAGCGATACTACACTGGAGCATCCTACTGCTCTTGCATGGGAAAGAGACCACGGCACCTCTGATTCTGGGATGGAGCCACCCAGCATAA GGTCTCGTTTGGCTCGATCTGACATCACTGACTCCTGCAGCACCATCTCCTCTGACACCAAGTTTATGCTGGACATGCTGTATGCCAAGGGTTCCTTGGAGTCGGAGAGGGAGAAGGTATTCCATGAAATACCTTTATCCCCCCAGATCCAGGGTGAAGTGGAGATGGACACCAAGGGAAGtagcagccaggagcaggagagtGCCCGGCTCTGTGGCAGGGCTCCCGACGGGCCAGTAGCCAGTGCCCATGCCAAGCTGGTACGTGCCATGTCCAGCATAGATGATGAGACCCACACGCAGAAGCTGGAGAACACCGGGATGATGCCCATCAAAAAGGACACAGAGCTGACATGGGAGCGCCTGGAGACCATCCCTGTGCAGCTGAAGATCAAGGACCTGGACTTCACTGATTTGGGGGAAGAAGAAGATTTTGACATTCTGGACACGGGGCCAATGACCAACGGGTCTTTCCTCCATCCTGGCATTGAAGCAATGAGTGCTGGAACATTCATGGCTCCCCCTCCACCTTCTGTGCTCCCTGGTtgcccaccaccaccacctctgcctcctgtgctccctggttgcccaccaccaccacctccacctcctgtgctccctggttgcccaccaccaccacctccagctcctgcagtcccTGGTTGCCTACCCCCACCAGGGCTGCCAGGTCCCTCAACAACAGATGGCCCCTCCCAGGCCAAGAAGAAGAGGACAGTGAAGCTCTTCTGGAAGGAGCTGAAGCAGCTGGATGGCACTGTGGGGCCTGGCAGGTTCGGCCAGGCGACACTTTGGGCATCCCTGCAGAGTGTCGAGGTCAATACTGCCAAACTGGAGCATCTCTTTGAGTCACGGTCAAAGGAAGCGCCAACCTCAAAG AAAGCCATTGATGGGAagaaggtggtggtggtgttggaCCCTAAGAGGAGCAACGCCATCAACATTGGCCTCACTGTGCTGCCGCCCATCCATATAATCAAGACAGCCGTGCTCAACTTTGATGAATTTGCAGTTACTAAGGAAGGGATTGAG aaaATTCTAACCATGGTCCCAactgaggaggaaaaacagaagatCCAGGAGGCCCAGCTGGCCAATCCTGATGTGCCtttgggctctgcagagcagttcctgctctccctgtctTCCATCAGTGACCTTACGGCCaggctccagctctgggcctTCAAGCTGGACTATGAGAGCCTGGAGCAG GAGATCGCAGAGCCACTCTTTGATCTGAAGGTAGGCATGGAGCAGCTGGCCAGAAATCACACATTCAAGTGCATCTTGGCCACACTGCTGGCCACGGGCAACTTCTTGAATGGTTCCCAG AGCAGAGGCTTCGAGCTCAGCTACCTGGAGAAGGTCTCGGAAGTGAAGGACACAGTGCACCGGCAGTCCCTGCTCTACCATCTCTGCCAGATGGTGGTAGAGAAGTTCCCAGAAACCACTGACCTCTACTCAGAAATTGCCTCCATCACCCGCTCCGCCAAG ATTGACTTTGAAGAGCTGGCCAACAGCCTGGTGCAGCTGGAGCGGAGGTGCAGGGCCTCCTGGCACAACCTGAAGGTGATTGCCAAGCATGAGACCAAGCCAGTGCTGAAGACCAAGCTGACAGAGTTCCTCAAGGACAGCACCCAGCGCATCATCGTCCTGAAGGTGGTGCACAGGCGTGTCCTCAACAG GTTTCACTCCTTCCTGCTGTACCTGGGGTACCCAGCGAGCGCGGCGCGGGATGTGAAGGTGACGTCCATCTGCAAACTGCTGCGGGAGTTCGCCCTGGAGTACCGCACCTGCCGGGAGcgcgtcctgcagcagcagaagaaacgCGCCGCCCACCGCGAGCGCAACAAAACGCGGGGACGGCTCATCACCGAG ACTGAGAAATTCTCCGGCATTGCCGAGGCAGTTCTGCCACCCGCCGTGGTGTCCAGCAGCCCCAAGGAGCAGATGGAAGCGGGTCACGAGAGCATGAAGATTGTGCTGACCTCCCCCACAGATATCCCTGCCCGCCGCAGCCGAGCCAGCCAGG GAACAGGGCACAGCACCCCAACCCAGGCCTCTCCAGCCCAGGAGGATGTTCCCAGCTCACCCGATGATGCTTCAGATGAAATCATGGACCAGCTGGTGAAATCGGTGACTCACAATGCCAACCCCCGACCCTGCCCCAACAAGGAGCGCAGGAGGTCCCGTGGCAACAGGAAGTCCT TGCGGCGGACACTGAAGAGCGGGCTCAGCGACGACCTGGTGCAGGCGCTGGGCCTGGGGCGGGCGCCTGGCATGGAGGTTTGA
- the SLC9A5 gene encoding sodium/hydrogen exchanger 5 isoform X3: MVSLSAILAVTFCGICCKKYVEANISQKSRTTVKYTMKTLASSSETIIFMFLGISAVDTSKWTWDTALVLGTLFFILLFRAVGVVLQTYVLNRFRLIPLDRIDQVVMSYGGLRGAVAFALVILLDREKVKAKDYFVATTIVVVFFTVIVQGLTIKPLVTWLKVKRSDHHKPTLNEELHEHAFDHILAAVEDIVGHHGYHYWRDKWEQFDKKYLSQLLMRKSAYRLRDEIWDVYYKLNIRDAISFVDQGGHVHSAAKLALPSMPSRTSMSESSVTNLLRESGSGACLDLQVIDTVRSRRDKEDAAMHHVLRGSLYKPRRRYKASYSRHFISPDKQERQDKEIFRQNMKRRLETFKSTKHNVCSSKSKARLKEKGRKKKNISLTKETPNGKSHRNVPWQDAAPVLVMVSSEEEESDSSETEKEDDEGIVFVARATDEVLQGKTTPGSLDVCPSPCIIPPSPTLAEKELPWKGDQADLAVYVSSETTKIVPVDMQKAWNQSISSLESIASPPGIESGPQHRRFACPVLEEQPQSASQVMPEQSSCFQFPSHVSKSGRSQSDSSPDGPEQQELQPLMATEEQGRMPPSAEPRWLMFNRASHL; encoded by the exons ATGGTCTCACTCTCCGCCATCCTGGC aGTCACCTTCTGTGGGATCTGCTGCAAGAAGTATGTGGAAGCCAACATCTCCCAGAAATCCCGCACCACGGTCAAGTACACCATGAAGACACTGGCCAGCAGCTCAGAGACCATCATCTTCATGTTTCTGGGCATCTCAGCTGTGGACACCTCCAAGTGGACATGGGACACAGCACTGGTGCTGGGCACCCTCTTCTTTATCCTGCTCTTCAGAGCCGTGG gTGTTGTTCTCCAAACATACGTGCTCAACCGCTTCCGCCTCATCCCCCTGGACAGGATCGACCAGGTGGTCATGTCATATGGTGGCCTCCGTGGGGCCGTGGCCTTCGCCCTGGTCATCCTGCTGGACAGGGAAAAGGTGAAAGCCAAGGACTACTTTGTGGCAACGACCATCGTGGTGGTGTTCTTCACTGTCATTGTGCAG GGCCTCACCATCAAACCCCTGGTGACATGGCTGAAGGTGAAGCGTAGTGACCACCACAAACCCACGCTGAATGAGGAGCTGCATGAGCAC GCCTTTGACCACATCTTGGCAGCGGTGGAGGACATCGTGGGGCACCATGGCTATCACTACTGGCGGGACAA GTGGGAGCAGTTTGACAAGAAATACCTGAGCCAGCTCCTGATGCGGAAATCTGCCTACAGGCTGCGGGATGAGATCTGGGATGTTTACTACAAGCTGAACATCCGTGATGCTATCAGCTTTGTTGATCAG GGTGGCCACGTGCACTCGGCTGCCAAGCTGGCGCTGCCCTCCATGCCCAGCCGCACATCCATGTCAGAGTCATCAGTCACAAACCTCCT GAGGGAGAGCGGGAGCGGTGCGTGCCTGGACCTGCAGGTGATCGACACGGTGCGGAGCCGCCGGGACAAGGAGGACGCTGCCATGCACCACGTGCTGCGAGGGAGCCTCTACAAGCCTCGCCGGCGG TACAAGGCCAGCTACAGCCGTCACTTCATCTCTCCAGATAAACAAGAGCGCCAAGATAAAGAAATCTTTCGGCAGAACATGAAGAGGCGTCTGGAGACTTTCAAGTCCACAAAGCACAATGTATGCTCCTCCAAgagcaaggccaggctgaaggaaaaaggcaggaaaaag AAGAACATCTCTCTGACCAAAGAGACACCCAACGGGAAGAGTCACAGAAATGTGCCCTGGCAGGATGCAG ctcctgtcctGGTGATGGTCAgctcagaggaggaggagagcgaCAGCTCAGAGACGGAGAAAGAGGACGATGAGGGGATTGTGTTCGTTGCTCGAGCCACAGATGAGGTCCTGCAGGGAAAGACAACTCCTG GCAGCCTGGATgtctgccccagcccctgcatCATCCCTCCATCGCCAACCTTAGCAGAGAAGGAGCTGCCATGGAAAGGAGACCAGGCTGATCTGGCTGTTTATGTCTCCTCGGAGACCACCAAAATTGTGCCAGTGGATATGCAGAAGGCGTGGAACCAAAGCATCTCCTCCCTGGAGAGCATCGCTTCCCCCCCAGGCATCGAGAGCGGACCTCAGCACAGGAGATttgcctgccctgtgctggaggagcaACCCCAGTCTGCAAGCCAGGTGatgccagagcagagctcctgcttCCAGTTCCCCAGCCATGTCTCCAAGAGCGGCCGGTCGCAGAGTGACAGCAGCCCGGACggtcctgagcagcaggagctgcagcctttgATGGCcacagaggagcagggcaggatgccaccctctgcagagccccGGTGGCTAATGTTCAACAGAGCAAGCCACCTCTGA
- the SLC9A5 gene encoding sodium/hydrogen exchanger 5 isoform X2, producing MQLPAASPGPAAPAGAELLRWQWREVQAPCLVAAWILVASLAKIVFHLSRKVTSVVPESCLLILLGLGLGGIVLAVAKKAEYQLEPNMFFLFLLPPIVLDSGYFMPSRLFFDNIGAILTYAVVGTLWNSFATGTALWGLHRAGLMDPGVEAGLMDFLLFGSLISAVDPVAVLAVFEEVHVNETLFIIVFGESLLNDAVTVVLYKVFNSFVELGPAHIHATDYVKGVASFFLVSLGGTAVGLLFAFLLALITRFTKRVRIIEPLFVFLLAYVAYLAAEMVSLSAILAVTFCGICCKKYVEANISQKSRTTVKYTMKTLASSSETIIFMFLGISAVDTSKWTWDTALVLGTLFFILLFRAVGVVLQTYVLNRFRLIPLDRIDQVVMSYGGLRGAVAFALVILLDREKVKAKDYFVATTIVVVFFTVIVQGLTIKPLVTWLKVKRSDHHKPTLNEELHEHAFDHILAAVEDIVGHHGYHYWRDKWEQFDKKYLSQLLMRKSAYRLRDEIWDVYYKLNIRDAISFVDQGGHVHSAAKLALPSMPSRTSMSESSVTNLLRESGSGACLDLQVIDTVRSRRDKEDAAMHHVLRGSLYKPRRRYKASYSRHFISPDKQERQDKEIFRQNMKRRLETFKSTKHNVCSSKSKARLKEKGRKKKNISLTKETPNGKSHRNVPWQDAAPVLVMVSSEEEESDSSETEKEDDEGIVFVARATDEVLQGKTTPGSKERLRAVQAPSHCSSICISRQPGCLPQPLHHPSIANLSREGAAMERRPG from the exons ATGCAGCTCCCGGCGGcctcccccggccccgccgccccggcgggAGCCGAGCTGCTGCGGTGGCAGTGGCGGGAGGTGCAGGCGCCCTGCCTGGTGGCCGCCTGGATCCTGGTAGCCAGCCTGGCCAAGATCG tttTCCACCTGTCAAGGAAGGTGACATCTGTCGTCCCGGAGAGCTGCCTTCTcatcctgctggggctgggcctgGGGGGCATCGTGTTGGCTGTGGCAAAGAAAGCCGAGTACCAGCTGGAGCCCAACatgttcttcctcttccttctgcccCCCATCGTCCTGGACTCGGGGTACTTCATGCCCAGCCGGCTGTTCTTCGACAACATCGGTGCCATCCTCACCTACGCAGTGGTGGGCACGCTCTGGAACTCCTTCGCCACCGGCACCGCGCTCTGGGGACTGCACCGGGCCGGGCTCATGG ATCCAGGTGTTGAAGCTGGGCTGATGGATTTCCTGCTCTTTGGCAGCCTGATTTCAGCTGTGGACCCTGTGGCAGTCCTGGCTGTCTTTGAAGAGGTCCATGTTAATGAGACCCTCTTCATCATTGTGTTTGGCGAGTCTCTCCTGAATGATGCTGTCACCGTG GTGCTGTACAAGGTCTTCAACTCTTTTGTGGAGCTGGGCCCAGCGCACATCCACGCCACAGACTACGTGAAGGGGGTAG CCTCCTTCTTCCTGGTGAGCCTGGGGGGCACAGCCGTGGGGCTGCTCTTCGCCTTCCTGCTGGCCCTGATCACACGGTTCACCAAGCGCGTGCGCATCATCGAGCCGCTCTTCGTCTTCCTCCTGGCCTACGTCGCGTACCTTGCTGCCGAGATGGTCTCACTCTCCGCCATCCTGGC aGTCACCTTCTGTGGGATCTGCTGCAAGAAGTATGTGGAAGCCAACATCTCCCAGAAATCCCGCACCACGGTCAAGTACACCATGAAGACACTGGCCAGCAGCTCAGAGACCATCATCTTCATGTTTCTGGGCATCTCAGCTGTGGACACCTCCAAGTGGACATGGGACACAGCACTGGTGCTGGGCACCCTCTTCTTTATCCTGCTCTTCAGAGCCGTGG gTGTTGTTCTCCAAACATACGTGCTCAACCGCTTCCGCCTCATCCCCCTGGACAGGATCGACCAGGTGGTCATGTCATATGGTGGCCTCCGTGGGGCCGTGGCCTTCGCCCTGGTCATCCTGCTGGACAGGGAAAAGGTGAAAGCCAAGGACTACTTTGTGGCAACGACCATCGTGGTGGTGTTCTTCACTGTCATTGTGCAG GGCCTCACCATCAAACCCCTGGTGACATGGCTGAAGGTGAAGCGTAGTGACCACCACAAACCCACGCTGAATGAGGAGCTGCATGAGCAC GCCTTTGACCACATCTTGGCAGCGGTGGAGGACATCGTGGGGCACCATGGCTATCACTACTGGCGGGACAA GTGGGAGCAGTTTGACAAGAAATACCTGAGCCAGCTCCTGATGCGGAAATCTGCCTACAGGCTGCGGGATGAGATCTGGGATGTTTACTACAAGCTGAACATCCGTGATGCTATCAGCTTTGTTGATCAG GGTGGCCACGTGCACTCGGCTGCCAAGCTGGCGCTGCCCTCCATGCCCAGCCGCACATCCATGTCAGAGTCATCAGTCACAAACCTCCT GAGGGAGAGCGGGAGCGGTGCGTGCCTGGACCTGCAGGTGATCGACACGGTGCGGAGCCGCCGGGACAAGGAGGACGCTGCCATGCACCACGTGCTGCGAGGGAGCCTCTACAAGCCTCGCCGGCGG TACAAGGCCAGCTACAGCCGTCACTTCATCTCTCCAGATAAACAAGAGCGCCAAGATAAAGAAATCTTTCGGCAGAACATGAAGAGGCGTCTGGAGACTTTCAAGTCCACAAAGCACAATGTATGCTCCTCCAAgagcaaggccaggctgaaggaaaaaggcaggaaaaag AAGAACATCTCTCTGACCAAAGAGACACCCAACGGGAAGAGTCACAGAAATGTGCCCTGGCAGGATGCAG ctcctgtcctGGTGATGGTCAgctcagaggaggaggagagcgaCAGCTCAGAGACGGAGAAAGAGGACGATGAGGGGATTGTGTTCGTTGCTCGAGCCACAGATGAGGTCCTGCAGGGAAAGACAACTCCTG GGTCCAAGGAGAGACTGAGAGCTGTGCAAGCTCCCTCTCACTGTTCCTCCATCTGCATCTCCAGGCAGCCTGGATgtctgccccagcccctgcatCATCCCTCCATCGCCAACCTTAGCAGAGAAGGAGCTGCCATGGAAAGGAGACCAGGCTGA
- the SLC9A5 gene encoding sodium/hydrogen exchanger 5 isoform X1, with protein MQLPAASPGPAAPAGAELLRWQWREVQAPCLVAAWILVASLAKIVFHLSRKVTSVVPESCLLILLGLGLGGIVLAVAKKAEYQLEPNMFFLFLLPPIVLDSGYFMPSRLFFDNIGAILTYAVVGTLWNSFATGTALWGLHRAGLMDPGVEAGLMDFLLFGSLISAVDPVAVLAVFEEVHVNETLFIIVFGESLLNDAVTVVLYKVFNSFVELGPAHIHATDYVKGVASFFLVSLGGTAVGLLFAFLLALITRFTKRVRIIEPLFVFLLAYVAYLAAEMVSLSAILAVTFCGICCKKYVEANISQKSRTTVKYTMKTLASSSETIIFMFLGISAVDTSKWTWDTALVLGTLFFILLFRAVGVVLQTYVLNRFRLIPLDRIDQVVMSYGGLRGAVAFALVILLDREKVKAKDYFVATTIVVVFFTVIVQGLTIKPLVTWLKVKRSDHHKPTLNEELHEHAFDHILAAVEDIVGHHGYHYWRDKWEQFDKKYLSQLLMRKSAYRLRDEIWDVYYKLNIRDAISFVDQGGHVHSAAKLALPSMPSRTSMSESSVTNLLRESGSGACLDLQVIDTVRSRRDKEDAAMHHVLRGSLYKPRRRYKASYSRHFISPDKQERQDKEIFRQNMKRRLETFKSTKHNVCSSKSKARLKEKGRKKKNISLTKETPNGKSHRNVPWQDAAPVLVMVSSEEEESDSSETEKEDDEGIVFVARATDEVLQGKTTPGSLDVCPSPCIIPPSPTLAEKELPWKGDQADLAVYVSSETTKIVPVDMQKAWNQSISSLESIASPPGIESGPQHRRFACPVLEEQPQSASQVMPEQSSCFQFPSHVSKSGRSQSDSSPDGPEQQELQPLMATEEQGRMPPSAEPRWLMFNRASHL; from the exons ATGCAGCTCCCGGCGGcctcccccggccccgccgccccggcgggAGCCGAGCTGCTGCGGTGGCAGTGGCGGGAGGTGCAGGCGCCCTGCCTGGTGGCCGCCTGGATCCTGGTAGCCAGCCTGGCCAAGATCG tttTCCACCTGTCAAGGAAGGTGACATCTGTCGTCCCGGAGAGCTGCCTTCTcatcctgctggggctgggcctgGGGGGCATCGTGTTGGCTGTGGCAAAGAAAGCCGAGTACCAGCTGGAGCCCAACatgttcttcctcttccttctgcccCCCATCGTCCTGGACTCGGGGTACTTCATGCCCAGCCGGCTGTTCTTCGACAACATCGGTGCCATCCTCACCTACGCAGTGGTGGGCACGCTCTGGAACTCCTTCGCCACCGGCACCGCGCTCTGGGGACTGCACCGGGCCGGGCTCATGG ATCCAGGTGTTGAAGCTGGGCTGATGGATTTCCTGCTCTTTGGCAGCCTGATTTCAGCTGTGGACCCTGTGGCAGTCCTGGCTGTCTTTGAAGAGGTCCATGTTAATGAGACCCTCTTCATCATTGTGTTTGGCGAGTCTCTCCTGAATGATGCTGTCACCGTG GTGCTGTACAAGGTCTTCAACTCTTTTGTGGAGCTGGGCCCAGCGCACATCCACGCCACAGACTACGTGAAGGGGGTAG CCTCCTTCTTCCTGGTGAGCCTGGGGGGCACAGCCGTGGGGCTGCTCTTCGCCTTCCTGCTGGCCCTGATCACACGGTTCACCAAGCGCGTGCGCATCATCGAGCCGCTCTTCGTCTTCCTCCTGGCCTACGTCGCGTACCTTGCTGCCGAGATGGTCTCACTCTCCGCCATCCTGGC aGTCACCTTCTGTGGGATCTGCTGCAAGAAGTATGTGGAAGCCAACATCTCCCAGAAATCCCGCACCACGGTCAAGTACACCATGAAGACACTGGCCAGCAGCTCAGAGACCATCATCTTCATGTTTCTGGGCATCTCAGCTGTGGACACCTCCAAGTGGACATGGGACACAGCACTGGTGCTGGGCACCCTCTTCTTTATCCTGCTCTTCAGAGCCGTGG gTGTTGTTCTCCAAACATACGTGCTCAACCGCTTCCGCCTCATCCCCCTGGACAGGATCGACCAGGTGGTCATGTCATATGGTGGCCTCCGTGGGGCCGTGGCCTTCGCCCTGGTCATCCTGCTGGACAGGGAAAAGGTGAAAGCCAAGGACTACTTTGTGGCAACGACCATCGTGGTGGTGTTCTTCACTGTCATTGTGCAG GGCCTCACCATCAAACCCCTGGTGACATGGCTGAAGGTGAAGCGTAGTGACCACCACAAACCCACGCTGAATGAGGAGCTGCATGAGCAC GCCTTTGACCACATCTTGGCAGCGGTGGAGGACATCGTGGGGCACCATGGCTATCACTACTGGCGGGACAA GTGGGAGCAGTTTGACAAGAAATACCTGAGCCAGCTCCTGATGCGGAAATCTGCCTACAGGCTGCGGGATGAGATCTGGGATGTTTACTACAAGCTGAACATCCGTGATGCTATCAGCTTTGTTGATCAG GGTGGCCACGTGCACTCGGCTGCCAAGCTGGCGCTGCCCTCCATGCCCAGCCGCACATCCATGTCAGAGTCATCAGTCACAAACCTCCT GAGGGAGAGCGGGAGCGGTGCGTGCCTGGACCTGCAGGTGATCGACACGGTGCGGAGCCGCCGGGACAAGGAGGACGCTGCCATGCACCACGTGCTGCGAGGGAGCCTCTACAAGCCTCGCCGGCGG TACAAGGCCAGCTACAGCCGTCACTTCATCTCTCCAGATAAACAAGAGCGCCAAGATAAAGAAATCTTTCGGCAGAACATGAAGAGGCGTCTGGAGACTTTCAAGTCCACAAAGCACAATGTATGCTCCTCCAAgagcaaggccaggctgaaggaaaaaggcaggaaaaag AAGAACATCTCTCTGACCAAAGAGACACCCAACGGGAAGAGTCACAGAAATGTGCCCTGGCAGGATGCAG ctcctgtcctGGTGATGGTCAgctcagaggaggaggagagcgaCAGCTCAGAGACGGAGAAAGAGGACGATGAGGGGATTGTGTTCGTTGCTCGAGCCACAGATGAGGTCCTGCAGGGAAAGACAACTCCTG GCAGCCTGGATgtctgccccagcccctgcatCATCCCTCCATCGCCAACCTTAGCAGAGAAGGAGCTGCCATGGAAAGGAGACCAGGCTGATCTGGCTGTTTATGTCTCCTCGGAGACCACCAAAATTGTGCCAGTGGATATGCAGAAGGCGTGGAACCAAAGCATCTCCTCCCTGGAGAGCATCGCTTCCCCCCCAGGCATCGAGAGCGGACCTCAGCACAGGAGATttgcctgccctgtgctggaggagcaACCCCAGTCTGCAAGCCAGGTGatgccagagcagagctcctgcttCCAGTTCCCCAGCCATGTCTCCAAGAGCGGCCGGTCGCAGAGTGACAGCAGCCCGGACggtcctgagcagcaggagctgcagcctttgATGGCcacagaggagcagggcaggatgccaccctctgcagagccccGGTGGCTAATGTTCAACAGAGCAAGCCACCTCTGA